A single window of Blochmannia endosymbiont of Camponotus nipponensis DNA harbors:
- a CDS encoding TonB-dependent copper receptor: protein MLIVNHTQANSNDASFHGRSEEVSVSVSDDIQNLPILLQEKVHDDIVTIILPKNSPLIFTSSPSKFLQSFYVTDMSDYLKNIVGFNSIRNGGVNNEPTFRGMFGSRIRILMNSGEILGACFSHMDPVSAYISPNTFDILNIIKGPQTVLWGPVTSGGTLQFERYHPRFDRSKIQLRSNVAIGANNRMDKNIDSIIGNKYGYLRLIGEVSSADDYYDGNKHRVHSAWYKWNADAILSFNIGTDTCLEVSLGQGNGHANYAARSMDGLCFARESYAIKIETSNISETLDKIELQAWRNYVNHIMADTTIPYITKSSTKKCCGFSENFNNNIDRLIWGVRGIAVSQWDNIKCYSGADLQINKHRKYAQSDANWKTDIISQDTGVFTELIVDSLSDRRLVGGARLEYGVINFNNHSKYKRNAIVYPAGFIRYENNVNPLLSYYIGVGTSFRFPDYWELFSTKLGENLNIENIFQLKPERSIQIDTGVYFQHLQTNGWISSYVGYVKDFILSDYNNHATTSDDTNYAKNTHVKICGAEAGLNYKFNDHWSTEGNISWAWGVNINDNFILPTIPPLEGKITCQWTHGYYSIATLWRFMLAQQSNNNEWFHTRINCNTPGFGILSVHLAWTSSRFYKFSVGVDNLLNHNYREYLSSHIHKRFGYPDRKLIYEPGRTWWVKVGMIF from the coding sequence ATGTTGATTGTTAATCATACTCAAGCTAATTCAAACGATGCATCATTTCACGGTAGATCCGAGGAAGTTTCCGTATCGGTGTCTGATGATATACAAAATTTGCCTATATTATTACAAGAAAAAGTGCACGACGATATCGTAACTATTATTTTACCAAAAAATTCTCCATTAATTTTTACCTCTTCTCCCTCAAAATTTTTGCAATCGTTTTATGTAACTGATATGTCTGATTATTTAAAAAATATTGTTGGTTTTAATTCTATTCGTAACGGAGGAGTAAATAACGAACCAACATTTCGTGGAATGTTTGGGTCTCGGATACGTATTTTGATGAATAGTGGTGAAATACTTGGAGCTTGTTTTTCTCACATGGATCCTGTTAGTGCTTATATTTCTCCAAACACTTTTGATATTTTAAATATTATTAAGGGCCCTCAAACGGTACTATGGGGTCCTGTAACATCTGGAGGTACATTACAATTTGAACGATATCATCCTCGTTTTGATAGATCAAAAATTCAATTACGTAGCAATGTAGCAATTGGCGCAAATAATAGAATGGATAAAAATATAGATAGTATCATAGGGAATAAATATGGTTATCTTAGATTAATAGGAGAGGTTTCTAGTGCGGATGATTATTATGATGGTAATAAACACCGAGTACATTCTGCATGGTATAAATGGAATGCTGATGCAATTTTATCATTCAATATTGGTACGGACACATGTTTGGAAGTTAGTTTGGGACAAGGCAATGGTCATGCAAATTATGCTGCTCGATCTATGGATGGGTTATGTTTTGCTAGAGAAAGTTATGCAATAAAAATAGAAACTTCGAATATAAGTGAAACATTAGATAAAATTGAATTGCAAGCATGGCGCAATTATGTAAACCATATTATGGCTGATACTACTATACCTTATATTACAAAATCTTCTACTAAAAAATGTTGTGGTTTCAGTGAAAATTTCAATAACAATATTGATCGATTGATATGGGGGGTTCGAGGTATCGCTGTGTCTCAGTGGGATAATATTAAGTGTTACAGTGGTGCGGATCTACAAATTAATAAACATAGAAAATACGCACAATCTGATGCTAATTGGAAAACAGATATTATTTCTCAAGATACTGGTGTATTTACCGAATTGATTGTTGATTCGTTGTCAGATAGAAGATTAGTTGGCGGCGCGCGACTGGAATATGGTGTAATTAATTTTAATAATCATTCTAAGTATAAACGAAATGCTATAGTATATCCTGCTGGATTTATACGATATGAAAATAATGTTAATCCATTATTGTCGTATTATATTGGTGTGGGAACAAGCTTTCGTTTTCCAGATTACTGGGAATTATTTTCTACTAAATTGGGTGAAAATCTTAATATTGAAAATATTTTTCAATTAAAACCTGAAAGATCCATACAAATAGATACAGGAGTATATTTTCAGCATCTACAAACAAACGGATGGATATCATCTTATGTTGGGTATGTTAAAGATTTTATTTTATCTGATTACAATAATCATGCTACCACATCAGATGATACTAATTATGCAAAAAACACTCATGTTAAAATATGTGGCGCTGAAGCAGGATTAAATTATAAATTTAATGATCATTGGAGTACTGAAGGCAATATTTCATGGGCTTGGGGCGTTAATATAAACGATAATTTTATTTTGCCTACAATTCCTCCATTGGAAGGGAAAATAACATGTCAATGGACACACGGATATTACAGTATAGCTACTTTATGGAGGTTTATGTTAGCACAACAGTCTAATAATAATGAGTGGTTCCATACAAGAATAAATTGTAATACCCCAGGTTTTGGAATATTATCCGTACATCTAGCATGGACGAGTTCTCGATTTTATAAATTTAGCGTTGGTGTAGATAATTTATTAAATCATAATTATAGAGAATACTTGAGTTCACATATTCATAAACGATTTGGATATCCTGATAGAAAGTTAATTTATGAACCAGGACGTACTTGGTGGGTTAAAGTAGGGATGATATTCTAA
- the infA gene encoding translation initiation factor IF-1, translated as MTKEENFEMHGVVLDTLPNTMFRVKLENGHIIVAHISGKIRKNYIRILTGDKVTVELTPYDLSKGRIIFRSR; from the coding sequence ATGACAAAAGAAGAAAATTTCGAAATGCATGGTGTAGTATTAGATACTTTACCTAATACAATGTTTCGTGTAAAATTAGAAAATGGACACATCATTGTGGCACATATTTCCGGAAAAATAAGAAAAAACTATATTCGCATATTGACGGGAGATAAAGTAACAGTTGAACTTACACCATACGATTTAAGCAAAGGAAGAATTATTTTTCGCAGTAGATAA
- the trxB gene encoding thioredoxin-disulfide reductase yields MVMKKHCKLLILGAGPAGYTAAIYAARANLKPVLVTGLEIGGQLSTTTYIENWPGDAKNLTGPTLMDRMNTHATSLHTEIISDHILKVNFKKYPFCLYGNVYKYTCDALIISTGGYARKLGIPSEEKYRGKGVSSCATCDGFFFNKQIVAVVGGGNTAVEESLYLSNIASEVHIIHRRDKFSAEKILINRLMHKVKTGNIFLHTNHIVKEILGNDTDVTGICVKNIIQNKEYIIIVQGVFIAIGYNPNTSIFNDQLVLDNGYIRIQSGTNGNVTATSISGIFAAGDVMDHIYRQAITAAGSGCMAAIDAERYLSTAD; encoded by the coding sequence ATGGTAATGAAAAAACACTGTAAATTACTTATATTAGGAGCAGGACCTGCCGGGTATACTGCAGCGATTTATGCTGCACGAGCCAACTTAAAACCTGTACTAGTTACTGGATTAGAAATAGGAGGTCAACTCAGTACTACTACATATATTGAAAATTGGCCTGGAGATGCAAAAAATCTTACCGGACCTACATTGATGGATCGTATGAACACACATGCCACTTCTTTACATACAGAAATTATTTCTGATCATATTTTAAAAGTAAATTTCAAAAAATATCCTTTTTGTTTGTATGGTAATGTCTATAAATATACGTGCGATGCTTTAATTATAAGTACAGGAGGATATGCTCGCAAACTTGGAATACCTTCTGAAGAAAAATATAGAGGAAAAGGTGTATCTTCATGTGCTACTTGCGATGGATTTTTTTTTAATAAACAAATTGTTGCAGTAGTTGGTGGTGGTAATACGGCAGTGGAGGAAAGTTTATATTTATCTAACATTGCCTCTGAGGTTCATATTATCCATCGTCGTGATAAATTTAGTGCAGAAAAAATATTAATTAATAGACTGATGCATAAAGTGAAAACCGGTAATATTTTTTTACATACTAACCATATTGTTAAGGAAATATTAGGTAATGACACAGATGTCACCGGTATATGTGTAAAAAACATAATACAAAACAAGGAATATATAATAATCGTTCAAGGTGTATTTATTGCTATCGGTTATAACCCTAATACTTCTATTTTCAATGATCAACTTGTATTAGATAATGGATACATTCGTATACAATCTGGCACAAATGGTAACGTAACAGCTACTTCCATTTCTGGTATATTTGCAGCAGGAGACGTTATGGATCATATCTATCGTCAAGCCATCACCGCTGCTGGCTCAGGTTGCATGGCAGCAATAGATGCTGAACGCTATTTATCCACTGCAGATTAA
- a CDS encoding DNA translocase FtsK, whose translation MIHFILIGISIILLYLIIILITFNPADPGWLQMTWNGSIHNVGGILGAKISDFLFFIFGIPAYMIPLFMLFYLWKIYARDVHITTFIFLFKLMGILVLLFVCCGLAHLTIDNFFYFSSGGIVGSVTHDFISSFEKITYPTNLILFLLIGIADVMIFFNRFFLVLLRTIKKQLFYYSYYLTSLFFCEKKQRCQINNQESCDTCSIYPLTLSTKKSNFLKNSENNLLNTHTIYDTVEKIKEFMKTFVLILKNIFIKVKCVSLVQIFSRVLNIIKSLLSRIKLYTSKKGRDYYQIKYMNNVFYKRNNYNIKTDKYDKKFSNNYNICCFEKKEQNINMSLIYDSNTVCINDKHHKRKIPVFINKNIKRNIPLFQHKEVSAVYRKSYCNDRAVIFPDVDLLTTSSSEKTTDFLELKKIAHLLESKLLEYHIKANVANIVPGPVITRFELNLSPGIKSSKISNLSRDLARVLYTTSVRVVEVISGTSYVGLEIPNKKRNTVYLGDIINSQQFKKINTPLALVLGKDISGQPFIVDLKSMPHLLVAGTTGSGKSVGINAMIISILYKATPEEVSFIMIDPKILELSIYSGIPHLLKQVITDTQEVYEVLQWCIKEMERRYKLMAMLGVRNLENYNNHLKKNHSKRFTANNVMSKYINDSSAFSDTLEKLPYIVIIIDEFSDLMITTTKKVEELVIRLTQKARAAGIHVILATQRPSVNVITGVIKANIPARVAFTVSSKIDSRTILGQSGAESLLGMGDMLYLGPNSSISTRVHGAFVEDQEIHAVVDFWKNQIVSL comes from the coding sequence GTGATTCATTTTATATTGATTGGTATAAGCATAATTTTATTATATTTAATTATTATATTAATTACTTTCAATCCTGCAGATCCTGGATGGTTACAGATGACGTGGAATGGATCAATTCATAATGTTGGAGGTATATTGGGGGCAAAAATCTCTGATTTCTTATTTTTTATTTTTGGTATTCCAGCTTATATGATTCCATTGTTTATGTTATTTTATCTTTGGAAAATTTATGCACGAGACGTTCATATTACTACTTTTATTTTTTTATTTAAATTAATGGGTATATTAGTACTATTATTTGTGTGTTGCGGATTAGCTCATTTGACTATTGATAATTTTTTTTATTTTTCTTCTGGTGGTATAGTAGGCAGCGTAACGCATGATTTTATTTCATCTTTTGAAAAAATAACTTATCCTACTAATTTAATTTTATTTTTATTGATTGGAATTGCTGATGTTATGATATTTTTCAATAGATTTTTTTTGGTGCTTTTAAGAACTATCAAGAAACAATTATTTTATTATTCATACTATTTGACATCGTTGTTTTTTTGTGAAAAAAAACAACGATGTCAAATTAATAATCAAGAATCATGTGATACATGTAGTATCTATCCATTAACTTTATCCACAAAAAAATCTAATTTTTTGAAAAATTCAGAAAATAATTTATTAAACACACATACAATTTATGATACTGTTGAGAAAATTAAAGAATTTATGAAAACATTTGTTCTTATTTTAAAAAATATTTTTATTAAAGTTAAATGCGTTTCATTAGTGCAAATATTTAGCCGAGTTCTTAATATTATTAAGAGTCTGCTATCTCGTATTAAGTTATATACTAGTAAGAAAGGTCGTGATTATTATCAAATAAAATATATGAATAATGTTTTTTATAAACGAAATAATTATAATATAAAAACTGATAAGTACGATAAAAAATTTTCTAATAATTATAATATATGTTGTTTCGAGAAAAAAGAACAAAATATTAATATGTCATTGATATATGATTCGAATACAGTATGCATTAATGATAAGCATCACAAAAGGAAAATACCTGTATTTATAAATAAAAACATAAAACGCAATATACCTCTGTTTCAACATAAAGAAGTTTCTGCAGTATATCGAAAGTCATATTGTAATGATCGTGCCGTTATTTTTCCCGACGTAGACTTATTAACTACATCTTCTTCAGAAAAAACAACGGATTTTTTAGAATTAAAAAAAATTGCTCATTTATTAGAATCGAAATTATTAGAATATCATATTAAAGCAAATGTAGCAAATATTGTTCCCGGGCCAGTAATTACTCGATTTGAACTAAATTTATCACCCGGCATAAAATCATCAAAAATTTCTAATTTATCGCGTGATTTAGCTCGTGTTTTATATACCACTTCTGTGAGAGTGGTAGAGGTAATTTCTGGTACATCATATGTTGGATTAGAAATACCTAATAAAAAACGCAATACGGTATATTTAGGGGATATAATTAATTCGCAACAGTTTAAAAAAATTAATACTCCATTAGCGTTGGTTTTGGGTAAAGATATATCTGGACAACCATTTATTGTGGATCTTAAATCTATGCCGCATTTATTAGTTGCTGGAACAACTGGATCAGGTAAATCTGTGGGAATTAATGCTATGATTATTAGCATTTTATATAAGGCTACACCGGAAGAAGTGTCTTTTATTATGATTGATCCCAAGATTTTAGAATTATCTATATATTCAGGTATTCCTCATCTTTTAAAACAAGTTATTACTGATACGCAAGAAGTATATGAAGTATTGCAATGGTGTATAAAAGAAATGGAACGTCGTTATAAATTGATGGCTATGCTTGGTGTTCGAAATTTGGAAAATTATAATAACCATTTAAAAAAAAATCATTCTAAGAGATTTACTGCAAACAATGTTATGAGTAAATACATTAATGATAGTTCTGCATTTTCTGATACATTAGAAAAATTACCTTATATTGTAATTATTATAGATGAATTTTCAGATTTAATGATAACTACCACCAAAAAAGTAGAAGAATTAGTAATTCGTTTAACACAAAAAGCTCGTGCTGCTGGTATTCATGTAATATTAGCCACGCAAAGACCATCAGTCAATGTGATTACCGGAGTCATTAAAGCAAATATTCCAGCGCGTGTAGCTTTTACTGTATCAAGTAAAATAGATTCTCGTACTATTCTTGGTCAATCCGGAGCAGAATCTTTATTAGGTATGGGTGACATGTTATATTTAGGCCCCAATTCTTCTATATCTACTCGAGTGCATGGAGCTTTCGTAGAAGATCAGGAAATACATGCGGTAGTTGATTTTTGGAAAAATCAGATAGTTAGTTTATAA
- the lolA gene encoding outer membrane lipoprotein chaperone LolA, with protein MFKRVIYALFFNVVVVIAVVANDISVCVLQNRLKKINNFYAHFIQKVIDADSNMLLEAYGELWVKCPNLFNWHMISPEENFLISDGKTLWFYIPSLKQVTTYWLKNFSNNIFFMLFSNENMYKWDDYNVFQQEDFFSLIPIHNDISLKEYRIEITDCGTIKGFSFIEKQGQRVDYNLSEQNNNIIDIKKFYFVLSEDIQLDEQRK; from the coding sequence ATGTTTAAACGAGTAATATACGCTCTTTTTTTTAATGTTGTTGTGGTGATTGCAGTAGTGGCTAATGATATATCTGTTTGTGTATTGCAGAATCGCCTAAAAAAAATAAACAATTTTTACGCGCATTTCATTCAAAAAGTAATTGATGCTGATAGTAATATGTTGTTAGAAGCTTACGGAGAACTATGGGTAAAATGTCCTAATTTATTTAATTGGCATATGATATCTCCCGAAGAGAACTTTTTGATATCTGATGGAAAAACGCTTTGGTTTTATATTCCTTCTCTCAAACAAGTTACTACATATTGGTTAAAGAACTTTTCTAATAACATTTTTTTTATGTTATTTTCTAATGAGAATATGTATAAATGGGACGATTATAATGTATTTCAACAAGAAGATTTTTTTTCTTTAATACCAATACATAATGATATTTCTTTAAAAGAATACAGGATTGAAATAACTGATTGTGGTACAATTAAGGGGTTTAGCTTTATTGAAAAACAAGGACAGCGTGTGGATTATAATTTATCAGAGCAAAATAATAACATAATTGACATAAAAAAGTTTTATTTTGTTTTGTCGGAAGATATTCAACTAGACGAGCAACGCAAATAG
- the serS gene encoding serine--tRNA ligase — translation MLDPDLLRSNIDLVAKQLARRNFILNTNQFRQQDNLRKILQKKIESLQTARKAKAKIIGISKSHGENVEYLCQEAYLLGKKLNLLKLEHKTLQEKIRHYELSLPNIPNDQVPYGLRDQDDLEVLRWGTLGQFDFPVRDHVELGLLANGLNFSDATKLTGSRFIVMKGQIAHLHRALSQFMIDLHIKHHGYEEYYLPYIVNEESLYGAGQLPKFYEDLFHIQCLQSEVKPYTLIPTAEVPLVNLVRDVILDEKELPIKMVAHTPCFRSEAGSYGHNTRGLIRMHQFDKIEIVQVVHPDKSMQILEEITNHAEQVLRLLKLPYRKILLCTGNIGFSSCKTYDLEVWLPAHNTYCEVSSCSNVGDFQARRIRARYKRKGHKKKKLLHTLNASGVAVGRALAAVLENYQLKDGRVMIPEVLYPYMDGMTHIN, via the coding sequence ATGCTTGATCCTGATTTATTACGTAGTAATATTGATTTAGTTGCTAAACAGCTTGCTCGTAGAAATTTTATACTGAATACTAATCAATTTCGTCAACAAGATAATTTACGTAAAATTTTACAAAAAAAAATTGAAAGTTTACAAACTGCACGTAAAGCTAAAGCTAAAATCATAGGAATATCTAAATCTCATGGAGAAAATGTGGAATATTTATGTCAAGAAGCATATCTGTTAGGAAAAAAATTAAATTTACTTAAACTTGAACATAAGACATTGCAGGAAAAAATAAGACACTATGAATTATCTTTACCAAATATTCCGAATGATCAAGTACCGTATGGATTAAGAGATCAAGATGATTTAGAAGTGCTGCGTTGGGGTACTTTAGGTCAATTTGATTTTCCTGTAAGAGATCATGTAGAACTGGGTTTATTAGCGAATGGTTTAAATTTTTCTGATGCAACAAAATTAACCGGATCACGTTTTATTGTAATGAAAGGACAGATAGCGCATTTGCATCGTGCTTTATCTCAGTTTATGATAGATTTGCATATTAAACATCATGGATATGAAGAATACTACCTACCATATATAGTAAATGAAGAATCTTTATATGGTGCAGGTCAATTACCAAAATTTTATGAAGATTTGTTTCATATTCAATGTTTACAATCTGAGGTTAAACCTTACACATTAATACCTACTGCTGAAGTGCCATTAGTAAATTTAGTTCGTGACGTAATTCTTGATGAAAAAGAATTACCCATTAAGATGGTTGCTCATACTCCATGTTTCCGTTCTGAAGCTGGATCATATGGTCATAACACCCGTGGATTGATTAGGATGCATCAATTTGATAAAATTGAAATAGTTCAAGTAGTACATCCAGATAAATCTATGCAAATATTAGAGGAAATAACTAATCATGCAGAACAGGTATTGCGTTTACTTAAATTACCATATCGAAAAATATTATTATGTACAGGAAATATTGGATTTTCTTCTTGTAAGACATATGATTTAGAAGTCTGGTTACCAGCTCACAATACTTATTGTGAGGTTTCTTCTTGCTCAAATGTTGGAGATTTTCAAGCACGTCGTATAAGAGCGCGCTATAAAAGAAAGGGACACAAAAAAAAGAAATTATTGCATACTTTAAATGCCTCTGGAGTAGCAGTAGGTCGAGCACTAGCAGCGGTGCTAGAAAATTATCAATTAAAGGATGGACGTGTAATGATTCCTGAGGTGTTATATCCTTATATGGATGGTATGACACATATTAATTGA